Proteins encoded in a region of the Fusibacter sp. A1 genome:
- a CDS encoding carbohydrate kinase, with product MDITAIGELLMDMTPKTDEGVTCFVPNPGGAPCNFLAIASVTGVSTRFIGKVGDDRFGGLLKQTLDSAGILTDGLVLDARYPTTLAFVHLNESGERSFSFYRKYCADVSLELDDVDLETVKNTRVMHFGSLSFTDEPIRSTVLEVVKAAKESGAVLTYDPNYRPLLWDNPQTAVEGMKLGLRLADIVKVSDEEALLISGKPTLEEAVDVLLSYGVKMICMTLGGEGAAIYTNSYRRHIGGFESKVVDTTGAGDVFFGAFVSYLAKNTTFDFPIGESHVVKAATYANAAASLCVESYGGIPSIPSYDAILARMSNG from the coding sequence ATGGATATTACTGCTATCGGTGAACTGTTGATGGATATGACGCCCAAAACAGATGAGGGTGTTACTTGTTTTGTGCCTAATCCCGGTGGGGCACCATGCAACTTTCTTGCGATTGCCAGTGTGACAGGAGTTTCCACCAGGTTTATTGGTAAAGTCGGTGATGACCGGTTTGGCGGTCTATTAAAGCAGACACTCGATTCTGCTGGAATATTGACCGATGGTTTGGTTTTGGACGCACGATATCCGACAACGCTTGCTTTTGTGCACCTCAATGAATCCGGTGAAAGAAGTTTCAGTTTTTATAGAAAATACTGTGCCGATGTATCGCTTGAACTTGATGATGTCGATCTTGAAACGGTTAAAAATACCAGAGTCATGCATTTCGGTTCACTTTCGTTTACGGACGAACCGATCAGGTCTACGGTACTTGAAGTGGTTAAGGCGGCCAAAGAATCAGGTGCGGTCCTTACCTACGATCCCAATTACCGTCCTCTGCTTTGGGATAATCCTCAAACGGCAGTGGAGGGTATGAAGCTGGGGCTTAGGTTAGCCGATATCGTCAAAGTATCGGACGAAGAAGCGCTTCTGATTTCAGGAAAACCGACTTTGGAAGAGGCGGTTGACGTCTTACTTTCTTATGGTGTTAAAATGATCTGCATGACCCTTGGTGGTGAGGGGGCGGCTATCTATACCAACAGCTACAGACGGCATATCGGCGGATTTGAATCAAAGGTGGTCGACACCACTGGCGCGGGGGATGTCTTCTTTGGCGCGTTTGTCAGTTATCTTGCCAAGAACACGACGTTTGATTTTCCTATAGGAGAAAGCCATGTGGTGAAAGCTGCGACATATGCGAATGCCGCGGCATCCTTGTGTGTGGAGTCTTATGGCGGAATACCTTCGATACCTTCATATGATGCGATTTTAGCTCGAATGAGCAATGGATGA
- a CDS encoding response regulator, with the protein MNYNFFIVDDDPSVLAILSKIIVNRNLGDVIGTNQTGDSAVQEIKSLKPDIVIIDLLLPKIDGITLVRQLKDYDPDLPLIMISEVQAKDMVSKAYESGVEFYVNKPINVIEVVNVLKRVDEKISMKQVISSFKNAFQSIGALDGFSENPKEQNQIVDQARSILAEIGVLSEAGAKELLMIVEFIYGIYDKKPKRVMDYRMIDLYEAVHERYESLNESVQTRTIEQRIRRTAAQAMTTIAQMGVEDFEHQYFVRYAHSLFEYKEVRQEMMYIEGQSRDRGKVNIKKFVTGIMQELRYNNQ; encoded by the coding sequence GTGAACTATAATTTTTTTATTGTCGATGACGACCCGTCCGTACTTGCCATATTGTCAAAAATAATTGTAAACCGGAATCTTGGCGATGTGATAGGAACAAATCAGACCGGTGATTCAGCTGTACAAGAAATAAAATCATTGAAACCGGATATTGTGATTATCGACCTACTGCTTCCTAAAATCGACGGAATCACCCTTGTCAGGCAATTGAAGGATTATGATCCCGATCTTCCGCTTATTATGATCAGTGAGGTTCAAGCAAAGGATATGGTTTCAAAGGCATATGAAAGCGGTGTTGAGTTTTATGTGAATAAGCCCATCAATGTGATCGAAGTTGTCAATGTGCTTAAAAGAGTCGATGAGAAGATCAGTATGAAACAGGTGATTTCTTCATTTAAGAATGCCTTTCAGAGCATAGGAGCACTTGACGGATTTAGTGAAAATCCAAAAGAACAAAATCAGATTGTCGATCAGGCAAGGTCTATCTTAGCGGAGATCGGTGTTTTAAGCGAGGCTGGGGCGAAGGAACTTTTGATGATCGTTGAGTTTATCTACGGTATTTATGATAAAAAGCCCAAACGGGTGATGGATTATCGTATGATTGACCTATACGAGGCGGTACACGAGCGATATGAGAGCTTAAACGAAAGTGTACAAACCCGTACGATAGAGCAACGAATTAGAAGGACAGCCGCACAGGCGATGACCACGATCGCACAAATGGGTGTGGAAGATTTTGAGCATCAGTATTTTGTCCGTTATGCCCACTCACTTTTTGAATACAAGGAAGTTAGGCAAGAAATGATGTATATCGAAGGCCAGTCCAGGGATAGGGGCAAGGTCAATATCAAGAAGTTTGTCACTGGGATTATGCAAGAACTCAGATACAACAATCAATAG
- a CDS encoding YceG family protein produces the protein MKTHTTTAHQAEQELNALLGHENRIYKPWQLENHVLEPVRLKATTDEMLMLTYANAYVRPHFEVDEKRVTVPNLVCKLNGAIHGFVLDMKVKEKQHPNLITIYYDFGKMNKKPKAGHLNKKPKWFDEMLGINVDQALQADLSGIKHLKPAYQRTYLEAINRVLKIVKSSAYKGEAPSNREVLETLLFNSRKIGDMFHAFDYQYMVPKFLVVDKQKKPASPYAAIRLIMMSVLGFDVFIASEDAYSSIENYVTEDVIDIHYLTEREFAYSEVLTIRKKRVKMLLWTALAAIVLSFIFFALKIY, from the coding sequence ATGAAAACACATACAACTACAGCTCATCAAGCTGAGCAGGAACTAAATGCGTTACTTGGGCATGAAAATAGGATTTATAAGCCATGGCAACTTGAAAATCATGTGCTTGAACCGGTACGGCTAAAGGCGACTACGGATGAGATGTTGATGTTGACGTATGCCAACGCGTATGTAAGACCGCATTTTGAAGTAGATGAAAAGCGCGTGACTGTTCCGAATTTGGTATGTAAGTTGAATGGAGCTATTCATGGGTTTGTTCTTGATATGAAAGTAAAAGAGAAACAGCATCCCAATCTAATCACGATCTATTACGACTTTGGAAAGATGAATAAAAAGCCAAAAGCCGGGCACCTTAACAAAAAGCCGAAATGGTTTGATGAGATGTTGGGAATCAATGTCGATCAGGCGCTTCAGGCGGACTTATCTGGAATCAAGCATTTGAAACCCGCGTATCAAAGGACCTATCTCGAAGCGATCAACCGAGTGCTCAAGATTGTAAAGTCGAGCGCTTACAAGGGTGAGGCGCCTTCCAATAGGGAAGTGCTTGAAACCTTACTGTTCAATAGCAGAAAAATCGGCGATATGTTCCACGCGTTCGACTATCAGTACATGGTTCCAAAATTCTTAGTTGTCGATAAGCAAAAAAAACCCGCGTCACCTTATGCGGCAATCCGACTGATCATGATGAGCGTTTTGGGCTTTGATGTGTTTATCGCATCGGAAGACGCATATAGCTCAATTGAAAACTATGTGACGGAGGATGTCATCGATATCCACTATCTTACAGAGAGGGAGTTCGCTTATTCCGAAGTGCTTACGATCAGAAAGAAAAGAGTCAAGATGTTACTTTGGACGGCGCTTGCAGCAATTGTCCTATCGTTTATCTTTTTCGCTTTAAAAATTTACTGA
- a CDS encoding dicarboxylate/amino acid:cation symporter: MKGKGITFKILVAMVLGIVTGLILNPMAETVIVKDYVVGFGLVLLGSIFVALIKMMVVPLVFVSLTNGAAQIGDIKKLGRIGGKTLGFYLLTTAIAITIAIILASIFLPMSVDPMDVSSYTFEAKESPAFVSVLIGMIPTNPIDSMAKGNMLQIIIFALITGTALSMLGDKVNGIKKLLEESNEVILKMVMLIMKFAPIGVFALIAKTITQLGFDAILDLGAYMLVVVAALFVHALFTYQGMLYAITKLNPIQFFKNFAPAMMVAFSTSSSSATLPVTIDTVTERLGVDRKLASFTLPLGATINMDGTAIMQGVATVFIAILYGVDLSLGDFITVIVTATLASIGTAGVPGVGLIMLSMVLTQVGLPVEAIGLILGIDRILDMTRTVVNITGDAVCTLIVAKTENEFDEAVYYNNNSQSTVSQEVAS, encoded by the coding sequence ATGAAAGGCAAAGGCATAACGTTCAAGATTTTAGTCGCAATGGTACTGGGTATCGTGACAGGTCTTATTTTGAATCCAATGGCAGAAACGGTGATTGTGAAGGATTACGTCGTCGGTTTCGGACTCGTATTATTGGGATCCATCTTTGTGGCACTGATCAAAATGATGGTAGTTCCACTAGTGTTTGTTTCGCTCACAAACGGAGCGGCTCAAATTGGCGACATTAAGAAGTTGGGTCGAATCGGTGGAAAGACTCTAGGGTTCTACCTGTTGACTACTGCAATCGCTATTACAATCGCCATCATCTTAGCTTCTATCTTCTTACCGATGAGCGTTGATCCGATGGATGTAAGCAGTTATACGTTTGAAGCAAAAGAAAGTCCTGCATTTGTATCCGTTCTGATCGGTATGATTCCAACAAATCCGATTGATTCGATGGCAAAAGGCAACATGCTTCAGATCATTATCTTTGCACTTATCACAGGTACTGCGCTTAGTATGTTAGGTGACAAAGTAAATGGCATTAAAAAATTACTTGAAGAGTCGAATGAAGTGATTCTTAAAATGGTAATGCTGATCATGAAGTTCGCACCGATCGGTGTGTTCGCTCTGATTGCTAAAACGATCACACAACTTGGCTTTGATGCGATTCTTGATTTAGGAGCATACATGCTAGTTGTGGTTGCGGCACTGTTTGTGCATGCGCTATTCACTTACCAGGGTATGCTTTATGCGATTACAAAACTAAACCCAATACAGTTCTTCAAGAACTTCGCACCTGCAATGATGGTAGCCTTCTCTACATCTTCAAGTAGCGCGACGCTTCCTGTGACAATCGATACGGTTACAGAAAGACTAGGCGTAGATAGAAAATTGGCATCCTTCACCTTACCGCTTGGCGCGACCATCAACATGGATGGAACAGCGATCATGCAAGGTGTAGCGACTGTATTCATCGCAATTCTTTACGGTGTTGACTTGAGTCTTGGTGATTTCATCACAGTCATCGTCACAGCGACTCTAGCATCGATCGGTACTGCGGGCGTTCCGGGTGTTGGCCTGATCATGCTTTCGATGGTGTTAACACAAGTCGGATTACCTGTTGAGGCTATCGGCTTGATTCTTGGAATCGATAGAATCCTAGATATGACCAGAACCGTTGTCAATATCACAGGTGACGCGGTGTGTACGCTTATCGTCGCTAAAACAGAAAATGAGTTCGACGAAGCTGTCTATTACAACAACAATTCTCAATCGACAGTGAGTCAGGAAGTCGCATCATAA
- a CDS encoding sensor histidine kinase → MFRDKIHSAETIILVALFTTFMGQIYIKPFASDFRLTLAVVVLNIVMLTFKDIKPMWTVNTVGVMMLLVRSTVYAFTHQVSFLEGISSYYPVLFFYFFYSVFFIAFDVRNRVKNPVTLFLSLWVCDSIPNIIELVVRQDWQSIPLESGIYTIVTIGLVRTVLSVLLVYISIYYYDMAKKRQNHQIFVDKIVLMANLKTELFFLKKSKNDIEDAMRRSYQIYQDLQEDQNKEAVLMVAKDIHEIKKDYTRVIAGLERSVSSAPRYDMYLSEVVDIVCDANKKLSDAEGKKIKFTKNVFKKLKSSEYYAIISVLNNLVVNAVEAIDESGLISLTVYQEDDLLKLKVEDSGAGISDGDLGMIYSPGFSTKYDGITGVMNSGVGLTHVIQLVETYFGGSLEVNSEVDRGTVFTVSLPLANTLEKERNGEL, encoded by the coding sequence ATGTTCAGAGATAAGATTCATTCAGCAGAAACCATCATACTTGTAGCGCTATTCACCACATTCATGGGGCAGATCTATATCAAGCCGTTTGCATCGGATTTTAGGTTGACCCTTGCGGTGGTCGTACTCAATATTGTGATGTTGACGTTCAAAGACATCAAGCCGATGTGGACGGTCAACACGGTTGGTGTGATGATGCTTCTTGTCAGAAGCACGGTGTACGCATTTACACACCAGGTTAGTTTTTTAGAGGGAATAAGCAGTTATTATCCTGTGCTTTTTTTCTATTTTTTCTATAGTGTTTTCTTCATCGCTTTCGATGTCAGAAATCGTGTGAAGAATCCAGTCACTTTGTTCCTTAGCTTATGGGTATGTGACAGTATTCCCAATATCATTGAGCTTGTTGTCAGACAGGACTGGCAATCGATACCTCTTGAGTCGGGCATCTATACCATCGTCACGATCGGTCTTGTTAGAACGGTCTTATCGGTACTGCTTGTCTATATCTCGATTTATTACTACGATATGGCAAAAAAGAGACAGAACCATCAGATTTTCGTCGACAAGATCGTCTTAATGGCCAACCTGAAGACGGAGCTGTTTTTTTTGAAAAAGTCGAAGAATGACATCGAAGACGCTATGAGAAGGAGCTATCAGATCTATCAGGATTTGCAGGAAGACCAGAACAAAGAAGCGGTTCTGATGGTCGCTAAGGATATTCATGAAATCAAGAAGGACTATACAAGGGTCATAGCGGGCCTAGAACGGTCTGTTTCTTCTGCGCCAAGATATGACATGTATCTGTCAGAGGTTGTCGACATCGTATGCGATGCGAATAAGAAGCTTTCTGATGCGGAAGGTAAAAAAATCAAGTTTACAAAAAATGTTTTTAAAAAATTGAAATCCTCCGAGTATTATGCGATTATCTCTGTGCTTAACAATCTTGTGGTTAACGCGGTGGAGGCCATAGATGAATCGGGATTAATCTCGTTGACGGTTTATCAGGAAGATGATCTGCTCAAACTAAAGGTAGAAGATTCGGGTGCCGGTATTTCTGATGGAGATTTGGGTATGATTTACTCGCCTGGTTTCTCAACAAAATACGACGGCATCACAGGCGTTATGAATTCGGGTGTAGGGCTGACCCATGTCATACAACTTGTCGAGACTTATTTTGGCGGTAGTCTTGAAGTGAATAGTGAAGTGGATCGAGGTACGGTCTTTACTGTAAGCCTACCTCTTGCAAACACACTTGAGAAGGAGAGAAACGGTGAACTATAA